A section of the Gracilinanus agilis isolate LMUSP501 unplaced genomic scaffold, AgileGrace unplaced_scaffold40045, whole genome shotgun sequence genome encodes:
- the USH1G gene encoding Usher syndrome type-1G protein → MAAMKGHMECVRYLDSIAAKQSSLNPKLVGKLKEKAFREAERRIKDCAKMQRKHHARMERRYRRELAERADTLSFSSLSSSTLSRRLQNLSLASHLPYSQATLHGTGRGKTKIQRKLERRKHGEGTFKISEDGRKSIRSLSGLQLGSDVMFVRQGTYANPKEWGRSPLRDMFLSDEDSVSRATLEPGLGAESAHSEVSTDSGHDSLFTRPGLGTMVFRRNYVSSGLQGLGREEGGIDGVGTLRARLRHSPSLDDDSIGSANSLQERLDELPWDDFDLGLDEALEPETSPLETFLASLHMDDFVALLRQEKIDLDALMLCSELDLHSISIPLGPRKKILGAIKRRRQVLERPPALEDTEL, encoded by the coding sequence ATGGCGGCCATGAAGGGACATATGGAGTGTGTCCGCTACCTAGACTCTATCGCGGCCAAGCAGAGCAGCCTGAACCCCAAACTGGTGGGTAAGCTGAAGGAGAAAGCTTTCCGAGAAGCAGAGAGGCGCATTAAGGACTGCGCTAAGATGCAGCGCAAACACCACGCACGCATGGAGCGGCGTTACCGGAGAGAGCTGGCCGAGCGGGCGGACACGCTGAGCTTCTCCAGCCTCTCTTCCAGCACCCTGAGCCGTCGTCTTCAGAACTTGTCTCTGGCCAGTCACCTCCCCTACTCCCAGGCCACCCTCCACGGGACAGGCCGAGGAAAGACAAAAATCCAGAGGAAGCTGGAGCGGCGCAAGCATGGCGAGGGAACTTTCAAGATATCGGAGGATGGGAGGAAAAGCATCCGCTCTCTGTCTGGGTTGCAGCTGGGCAGTGATGTGATGTTTGTCCGCCAAGGGACCTATGCCAACCCTAAGGAGTGGGGCCGATCCCCACTCCGGGACATGTTCCTCTCAGATGAGGACAGCGTCTCTCGTGCCACCTTGGAGCCTGGCCTCGGGGCTGAGTCGGCCCACTCAGAGGTCAGCACAGACTCAGGCCATGACTCTCTCTTCACTCGCCCGGGCCTGGGCACCATGGTGTTCCGGAGGAACTATGTGAGCAGTGGGCTGCAGGGGCTGGGTCGGGAAGAGGGAGGGATAGATGGGGTTGGCACCCTGCGTGCCCGGTTGCGGCACTCACCAAGCCTGGATGATGATAGCATCGGCAGTGCCAACAGCTTGCAGGAGCGTCTTGATGAATTGCCTTGGGATGATTTTGACCTGGGCCTGGATGAGGCCTTGGAGCCTGAAACCAGCCCACTGGAGACTTTCCTTGCCTCCCTGCACATGGATGACTTTGTGGCCCTCTTGAGGCAAGAGAAGATTGATCTGGATGCTCTGATGCTCTGCTCTGAGCTAGACCTCCATAGCATCAGCATCCCCCTAGGGCCCCGAAAGAAGATCTTGGGGGCCATCAAACGCAGGCGCCAGGTGCTAGAGCGGCCCCCTGCTCTGGAGGACACAGAGTTGTAA